The following proteins are encoded in a genomic region of Dialister hominis:
- a CDS encoding IS1182 family transposase, producing the protein MKNNNTSNHFTAEQGILPMFPSEILNVDDPVLMYDRFMEEIDLKKYLRYIPTRGAGRPRYNPVNMLKTIIYGFAEEGYCSFRKLEDNCRVNIRYMYLMNYEAPSYRTFCHFVKGFLKYSLKDIFYSITKELCGKLNVDLQHIYIDGSKFEANANKYSWVWKKSAEKSRYKLFAKITSLFELLNDDLKYDHMSVNINTEYAPDYLRLVLDKLKEIWQIDETAFVHGSGHRKSDHQRKYEQLKAYTSKLEEYVEKIQICGTSRNSYSKTDTDATFMRIKSDYMGNDQLLPAYNVQIGVADEFIAVIDVNQYRSDMDCFVPLMEEFHEVYGAYPKYPVADAGYGSFNNYIYCEQHGMEKYMKFPMYKKETKDKKYHTNPFRPINFRVDENGTIRCPNDRAFKFIYRHLVRGNLYGRQEEVFECEDCQGCPLAEQCKKTPKNKRISLSRERNNMYQEVQDNLESIHGALLRMNRSIQAEGTFGIMKHDRWYKRIVRKGIDSVKAELYLVALGYNLRKYITKIMRIRIAA; encoded by the coding sequence ATGAAAAATAACAACACTAGCAATCATTTTACCGCAGAACAAGGCATTTTGCCAATGTTTCCCTCTGAGATTCTCAATGTCGATGATCCTGTTTTAATGTATGACAGATTTATGGAGGAAATCGATCTTAAAAAGTACCTTCGTTACATACCGACGCGTGGCGCTGGCAGACCCAGGTATAATCCCGTCAACATGCTGAAAACGATCATCTATGGTTTCGCAGAAGAAGGATATTGCTCTTTTAGAAAACTTGAAGATAATTGCAGGGTTAATATCAGATATATGTACCTGATGAATTATGAAGCCCCATCCTATCGGACATTCTGTCATTTCGTGAAGGGCTTTCTTAAGTATTCTCTCAAGGATATCTTTTATTCAATTACGAAAGAACTCTGCGGCAAACTCAACGTGGATTTGCAGCATATATATATTGACGGTTCCAAGTTTGAAGCGAACGCAAATAAATACAGCTGGGTATGGAAGAAATCCGCTGAAAAATCCCGCTACAAGCTTTTTGCCAAGATTACCAGCCTTTTTGAGTTACTCAATGATGATCTTAAGTATGACCATATGAGTGTAAACATCAATACAGAATACGCTCCGGACTATCTGCGTCTGGTATTGGATAAATTAAAAGAAATCTGGCAGATTGATGAGACGGCCTTTGTTCATGGAAGCGGGCATCGCAAGTCCGATCATCAACGCAAGTATGAGCAGCTTAAGGCATATACATCAAAACTTGAAGAATATGTTGAGAAGATACAGATATGCGGTACTTCCAGAAACAGTTATTCGAAGACCGATACGGATGCAACATTCATGCGAATCAAGTCGGACTACATGGGAAATGATCAGCTTCTGCCTGCATACAATGTCCAAATAGGTGTTGCCGATGAATTTATTGCCGTAATTGATGTTAACCAGTATCGTTCAGATATGGATTGCTTCGTACCGCTGATGGAGGAATTCCACGAAGTCTATGGGGCTTATCCTAAGTATCCTGTGGCAGATGCAGGATATGGATCTTTCAACAATTACATCTATTGCGAGCAGCACGGTATGGAAAAGTATATGAAATTCCCCATGTACAAGAAAGAAACGAAAGACAAGAAATACCATACCAATCCGTTTCGGCCAATAAACTTTAGAGTTGATGAGAATGGAACCATCCGTTGTCCAAATGACAGGGCTTTCAAATTTATCTATAGACATCTGGTCAGAGGGAACTTATACGGCAGGCAGGAGGAAGTATTTGAATGCGAAGACTGCCAAGGATGCCCGCTGGCAGAGCAATGTAAAAAGACCCCGAAGAACAAAAGAATCTCATTGAGCAGAGAACGGAATAACATGTACCAGGAGGTTCAGGATAATCTGGAAAGCATCCATGGAGCCCTGCTAAGAATGAACCGGTCAATCCAGGCTGAAGGAACTTTTGGAATCATGAAACATGACAGATGGTACAAAAGAATCGTCAGAAAAGGGATAGATTCTGTAAAAGCCGAGTTATACCTGGTAGCACTTGGCTATAATTTAAGGAAATACATCACAAAAATAATGCGTATAAGGATTGCCGCCTAA
- the speC gene encoding ornithine decarboxylase — protein MNQLKIAYTKKALEIFGSIKGRDIVDVNHTDFTDIASVVMTDAEEDRFVFDKEMLFSFNIPVFFIKTKAGLVDDSVIGKVYRVIDLNDTDHAFYDRQIESAASHYEDAILPPFFKDLKKYVENGYSQFDCPGHQGGAFFRKHPAGRAFYDFFGENTFRADLCNADVAMGDLLIHEGPALAAQKHAARVYNADKTYFVLNGTSTSNKVVLNAVLTPGDIVLFDRNNHKSVDHGALVIAGATPVYLETARNAFGSIGGILDHCFNEDYIRKLVAEKDPVKAKAKRPIRLAVIQLGTYDGCIYNARQVVDRIGHLCDYIFFDSAWVGYEEFIPMMKDCSPLLLDLGPEDPGIFVSQSVHKQQAGFSMTSMVHKKDAHIKGQDRYVPHKRVNNAFMMHASTSPLYQLFAALDVNAKMHEGEAGKKLWADAVKLVINTRKQVLRNCHYIRPLVPPVVYGKKWEDGDTDKMANDMNYWAFEPGAKWHGFEGYAKGQYFIDPMKLQFVTAGIDVEHGGYEKFGIPGNILANYLRENGIIPEKCDLNDILFLMTPAETATKMDDLVAKLVRFEKLIDEDAPMSEVLPSIYKAYQDKYKGYTIRRLCQEMHDFYKDREVSTLQKELFLKDYFPKYVMNPQEAQYEFMRGHGELVDLAEAEGRTALEGALPYPPGVICVHAGEAWTKTAVAYFLDLVEGINQLPGFAPEIQGVYVQEGEDGLKHAYGYVLKKEFEK, from the coding sequence TTGAACCAGTTAAAAATCGCTTATACAAAGAAAGCTCTGGAAATTTTCGGTTCCATCAAAGGCCGTGACATTGTTGATGTCAATCATACTGATTTCACCGACATTGCATCTGTCGTTATGACGGATGCTGAAGAAGATCGTTTTGTCTTCGATAAAGAGATGCTCTTTTCTTTCAATATCCCTGTCTTCTTCATCAAAACGAAGGCTGGCCTTGTAGATGATTCTGTCATCGGAAAGGTATACCGCGTCATCGATCTCAATGATACGGATCATGCTTTCTATGACCGTCAGATAGAAAGCGCTGCTTCTCATTACGAAGACGCTATTCTTCCTCCTTTCTTCAAGGATCTCAAGAAGTATGTTGAAAACGGTTATTCCCAGTTCGACTGCCCAGGCCATCAGGGCGGCGCTTTCTTTAGGAAGCATCCGGCCGGACGCGCTTTCTATGATTTCTTCGGTGAGAATACCTTCAGGGCTGATCTTTGCAACGCCGACGTTGCCATGGGCGATCTCCTCATCCATGAAGGCCCGGCTCTCGCTGCACAGAAGCATGCGGCACGCGTCTACAACGCTGACAAGACATACTTCGTTTTGAATGGCACTTCCACTTCCAACAAGGTTGTACTGAATGCTGTCCTCACTCCGGGCGACATCGTTCTCTTCGACAGGAACAATCATAAGTCTGTCGATCACGGCGCTCTTGTCATTGCCGGCGCAACGCCTGTTTATCTGGAAACGGCAAGAAATGCCTTCGGCTCCATCGGCGGCATCCTTGACCACTGCTTCAATGAGGATTACATCAGAAAGCTCGTCGCGGAGAAGGATCCTGTCAAGGCAAAGGCTAAGCGCCCGATCCGCCTGGCTGTCATCCAGCTTGGCACGTATGACGGATGCATTTACAACGCACGCCAGGTTGTTGACCGCATCGGCCATCTCTGCGATTACATCTTCTTCGACTCTGCCTGGGTCGGTTATGAGGAATTCATTCCGATGATGAAGGACTGCAGTCCGCTTCTTCTCGACCTTGGTCCGGAAGACCCCGGCATTTTCGTCAGCCAGTCTGTCCATAAGCAGCAGGCCGGTTTCTCCATGACGTCCATGGTCCATAAGAAGGATGCCCACATCAAGGGACAGGACCGCTACGTCCCACATAAGCGCGTCAACAATGCTTTCATGATGCATGCTTCCACTTCCCCGCTCTACCAGCTCTTCGCAGCTCTTGATGTCAATGCCAAGATGCATGAAGGCGAAGCAGGCAAAAAGCTCTGGGCAGATGCTGTGAAGCTTGTCATCAATACGCGCAAGCAGGTCCTCCGCAACTGCCATTACATCCGTCCGCTCGTTCCGCCTGTTGTCTATGGCAAGAAGTGGGAAGACGGCGATACCGACAAGATGGCAAACGATATGAACTACTGGGCTTTCGAACCGGGTGCCAAATGGCATGGTTTCGAAGGCTATGCCAAGGGCCAGTACTTCATCGATCCGATGAAGCTGCAGTTCGTTACGGCCGGCATTGATGTGGAACATGGCGGATACGAGAAGTTCGGCATCCCGGGCAATATTCTTGCCAACTATCTGCGTGAAAACGGCATCATTCCTGAAAAGTGCGACCTGAATGATATCCTCTTCCTCATGACTCCGGCTGAAACAGCGACCAAGATGGATGACCTCGTCGCCAAACTTGTCCGCTTTGAAAAGCTCATCGATGAGGATGCTCCGATGTCTGAAGTGCTTCCGAGCATTTACAAGGCTTACCAGGATAAGTACAAGGGATACACCATCCGCCGTCTCTGCCAGGAAATGCATGATTTCTACAAGGACCGCGAAGTGTCCACGCTGCAGAAGGAACTTTTCCTGAAGGACTACTTCCCGAAGTATGTCATGAATCCTCAGGAAGCACAGTATGAATTCATGAGAGGTCATGGCGAACTCGTAGATCTTGCCGAGGCTGAAGGAAGAACAGCCCTGGAAGGCGCTCTCCCCTATCCGCCAGGAGTCATCTGCGTACACGCCGGCGAAGCATGGACCAAGACGGCTGTTGCCTACTTCTTGGACCTCGTGGAAGGAATCAACCAGCTCCCGGGCTTTGCTCCTGAAATCCAGGGTGTCTATGTCCAGGAAGGTGAAGACGGCCTGAAGCACGCTTA